The Nitratidesulfovibrio sp. SRB-5 genomic sequence CTACTACGGTTGGGAGGGCTACAAGGCCCTGCGCACCGTGCCCAAGGACGCCATGGAGGTGAAGGTGACGGCCCGCATGTGGTCGTGGGTGTTCGAATACCCCGGCGGCAAGCGGGGCAGCGTGCTGGTGGTGCCGGTGGACACGCCGGTCAAGCTGAACATGACCAGCACGGACGTGATCCACAGCCTGTACGTGCCGGCCTTCCGCATCAAGATGGACACCGTGCCCGGCATGGAAACCTATGCCTGGTTCAAGGCCGACCGCCCCGGCGAATACGACCTGTTGTGCGCCGAATACTGCGGCCTGAAGCACGCCAACATGATCACCACGGTGAAGGTGGTGGACAAGCCCGCCTTCGATGCCTGGCTGGCCAGCACCGAGGCCCCCGGCGGCAAGGGCAGGGCGCTGATGGAAACCTACGGCTGTACCTCGTGCCATTCGCTGGACGGAACGCCCGGTGTCGGCCCCACCTTCAAGGACCTGTACGGCGCCGAGCGCGAGGTGGCCCTGCCGGACGGCACGAAACGCAAGGTGGTGGCCGACGAAGGCTACCTGCGCCGCGCCTTCACCGACCCCAACGGAGAGGTGGTGGCGGGCTACGACCCCATCATGCCGTCCACGGAAGGCATGGTGCCGAACGAGGACATGGAGCAGATGCTGGCGTGGCTGATGCACGGCAACGAAGTGGGCCGCGAGGAAGGCAGGCGGCTGATGGAGGCCGAGGGCTGCATCTCGTGCCATTCCACCGACGGCTCCATCATTGCCGGGCCTACCCTGAAGGGGCTGTGGAACGCACCCACCACCGTGCTGCGTGACGGCAAGGAACAACAGGCCACCGCCGACGAGGCGTACCTGCGCGCCAAGATCGCCAATGCGCCGTCACAGGGCACGGTGAAGGGGTTCGACCCCATGATGCCGCCGTATGACCACCTGACGCCGGAGCAGTTGGGGGCCATGGTGGAGTACATCAAGTCACTGGGCGAGCATTCGCATTGATGCAGACCGGCCTTTTGCGCGCAGGCTTCCGAACTGATGGGCGGGGAGCACCCTGCCGGAGAACACTGACGTATGCCCAGTCTGCATGACCTGCGCCTGCTGCTGCGCCTGAACGTGACCCTGATGGTGGGGGCGGCCACGGCGTTCGGCTTTCTGCTGGCCGTGCCGCTGCCCTTTGGCGGGGCCGCCGCCCTGTCCGTGGGCAATCCCGCTGCCGCGCTGGCCTGGGTGGTGGCCGGGGCCATGTTGCTGGCCGCCGCCTGCTCGGCGTGGAATCAGGCGCAGGAGCGGGACATCGACGCGCTGCTGCCCCGCACGGCGGGGCGTCCCCTGCCTGCCGGGCGCATGGCGCCGTGGACGGCCACGGGCATTGGCGCGCTGCTGTTCGTGGCGGCGCTGGGGTGTCTGCATGCGGCGGGAAAGTTGGCCGCATCGCAGGCGTACCTGCATGCCGGAAAGCTTCCGTACGCTGCCGTGTCCGGCGCCGGTTCGCCCGTGTCGGGTTACCCGGTGTCCGGTCTGTCGCTGCTGCTGGTGGGCGCGGGCATCGCCGTGGTCTACAACGGGGTGTACACCCCGCTGAAGCGCGTCACGTCGTTCGCCCTGCTGCCGGGCGCCCTGGTGGGGGCCATGCCGCCCCTGCTGGGCTGGATGGCGGCGGGCGGCGACCCGCGCGACCCCGTGGCCATCCTGCTGTACGGAGTATACGTGCTGTGGCAGGTGCCCCATTTCTGGCTGCGCGCCCAGCGCGAACGCATCCACTACGTCCGGGCAGGCCTGCCCGTTCCGCCCGCCCAGTTTGCCGCCGCGCGCTACGCGCGGCTGTTGCGGGTGTGGTACCACGCCTATGCCGTGGCCGTGTTGATGCTGCCCGTGTTTCCCCTGTTGCATGCCCCGCTGGTGCGTGCCGGGGTGGTCCTGCTGGGCGTGGCCCTGCTGGGAGTGTCGGCGCTGGCGCGGACAGGGCGCGGCGTGGAAGGAGACGCTGCGGAAATGACTGCGAGCGATGCGGGCACGACCCCACGCGAGTGTCTTGCCCTGCGCGCCGCCGATGCAGCCATGCCCGCGCTGATGCTGCTGTTGCTGCTGGACCGGATGCTGCCTTTGTTCTAACTACGGATACTACTACCTCTTCCCTCCACATCCGCACCGGGAGCCGCCATGGTCTGGATTCACCCCGTCCTGCAATTCGTCGCCACGCTCATCGGCCTGTACGCCATGTATTTCGGCTGGATACGCTTCCAGGCATCGCACATGGGGCGCAAGGTGGTCTTTCCTTGGAAGCCGCACGTCAAATGGGGCACCGTGGCCCTGGGAGTATGGGCGGCGGGTTCGCTGCTGGGGCTGGCCGTGGCCCGGCTGGCGTGGTCAAGCATGTTCATTACCGGCGCGCACGCCTGGGTGGGCCTGCTGATGGTGCCGCTGTGCGCGGTGGGCTACTTCACCGGCCAGCGCATGGACGTGGTGAAGAAGCGCCGCAAGCTGCTGCCGCTGGTGCACGGTGTCAACAACCTGCTGCTGGTGCTGCTGGCCCTGTGGCAGTTGTGGACGGGCATCGGCGTGGTGCGCATCTACCTGCTGTAGGCCGCAATCGTATCGCCGTGTTCACGCCCGGCGTGCGGCAGGCCCGGCCCGCCGCCACCGGGCGTCATGCATTGGCGGGGCGGTCGCCCGTGCGCCTGGCTGGCCGGAGACTGGACCAGATGTCGGGAATATCCGTCCACGCCACTGCTGCTGCGGGTCATTCCCCGCTCAGCCCGCCCGCGTGGCTGGGACTGATGCCGAAGTAGCGGCGAAATTCCCGGCTGAATTGCGAAACACTTTCATAGCCCACCATGCGCGCGGCCTCGCTGGCGCGCACGCCGTCCTCGCGCAGCAGGCTGCGCGCCTTGTTCAGGCGCACCCGCTTCAGGTACTGGATGGGCGAGAACGCGGTCACGTCCTTGAAGGCCCGGTGGAAGGTGGACGGGCTCATGTTCACGAACCCCGCCAACTGGTCCACGTTGAACGGCTCCGAAAAGTTGCCGTGGATCTGCTTCAGGGCCTTTTCGATGCGCGACATGTTGGTGTTCTTGGTGGCCAGCGCGTGCAGGGCCGCCGCATTCTCTCCGCACAGCACCCGGAACAGCAGTTCGCGCACCAGACCCGGGCCCAGCACCTGCGCTTCCAGCGGGCAGGATAGCGCCATCAGCAGGCGCAGCACCGTGCTCCTGAACGCGGCGTCGGCCTTGGCCAGAAACAGCCCCTGATGGGTGCACCCTTGCGTCAGCGACCGGTAGTCGATACGGTCTTCTATCTGACCTATGAGTTGGTTGAGCACGCCAAGGTCGATGTCCACGACCAGGGACAGCAACGGCTTTTCCGGCGTGGCCACGGCCTCGCATTCGGCGGCAATGGGCACGCTGAGGGCCAGGTAGTGGTCCTGGTCGTACTGGTAGACCCGACCGCCAAAGTGCACCAGCTTGGCCCCCTGGCCGAGAATGATCAGCCCCTGCTGGTACAGCAGCGGCGTGCGGTGGATGGAGCCGGAGGTTCTGTACAGCCCCACGCCGGGCAGGCCGGTTTCCGTCTTGCCCTCGCTGATGGCAAGCTTGCTCATGAGTTCTGCTATTTCAGGCATGTAGCCTCCAGTTCGGCGTGCAATCTGGGCCGCGCGCCGATTTCGGAAACGTAACAGCTTTGGTGCGTTTCTGCTATGGGTTGCAGGATCAGGCAAGATATTGGCAGGAATGTGCCTTCTCACCGGGGCATGGTCCGTTTATTCACGGAGCATCGAACATCCCCCGCGTTCGCCGGTCACATCGGCGGTACGCGGTCCGGATGGCGGCAGCGGCGGCCTTTTCCGCAAGAGTCCTCACGATTCCTTGCGGACGAGGGGAGCCGCAAAGGCCGCGTAACCGTGAACGGGCGCACCACGCCCGGCACCGAAGGAGCGAGACGTGCTGTACAGAACCATGCCCGGTAACGGTGACACGCTGTCGGCGCTGGGCTTCGGCTGCATGCGCCTGCCCATGCTGGACGGCAAGGTGGACGAGGCCCGCGCCATCGCGCAGATCCGCAGCGCCATCGATGGCGGGGTCAACTACATGGATACGGCGTGGCCGTACCACCACGGCGAGAGCGAGATCGTGCTCGGCAAGGCCCTGCGCGACGGCTACCGCGAGAAGGTGAAAGTGGCGACCAAGCTGCCCTCGTGGCTGCTGAAGACCCGCGCAGACATGGATCGCTACCTGGACGCGCAGCTGGAACGCCTTGGGGTTTCGAGCATCGACTACTATCTGGTGCACGCGCTGAACGGCCCCCTGTGGGACATAGTGCACGGCCTGGGCGTGCTGGAATTTCTGGAAGCGGCCAAGGCCGACGGGCGCATCGTCAACGCCGGGTTTTCGTTCCACGGGCTGGCGGAAGACTTCAAGCGCATCATCGACGCCTACCCCTGGGTGTTCTGCCAGATCCAG encodes the following:
- the coxB gene encoding cytochrome c oxidase subunit II, which encodes MYPQSLTPVQQVDLAFTIIFGFSVFVLLAITAAMLWFVWRYHESRHPVPAQFSGNVPAEIAWTVIPSIIVMGLFYYGWEGYKALRTVPKDAMEVKVTARMWSWVFEYPGGKRGSVLVVPVDTPVKLNMTSTDVIHSLYVPAFRIKMDTVPGMETYAWFKADRPGEYDLLCAEYCGLKHANMITTVKVVDKPAFDAWLASTEAPGGKGRALMETYGCTSCHSLDGTPGVGPTFKDLYGAEREVALPDGTKRKVVADEGYLRRAFTDPNGEVVAGYDPIMPSTEGMVPNEDMEQMLAWLMHGNEVGREEGRRLMEAEGCISCHSTDGSIIAGPTLKGLWNAPTTVLRDGKEQQATADEAYLRAKIANAPSQGTVKGFDPMMPPYDHLTPEQLGAMVEYIKSLGEHSH
- a CDS encoding UbiA family prenyltransferase, with the translated sequence MPSLHDLRLLLRLNVTLMVGAATAFGFLLAVPLPFGGAAALSVGNPAAALAWVVAGAMLLAAACSAWNQAQERDIDALLPRTAGRPLPAGRMAPWTATGIGALLFVAALGCLHAAGKLAASQAYLHAGKLPYAAVSGAGSPVSGYPVSGLSLLLVGAGIAVVYNGVYTPLKRVTSFALLPGALVGAMPPLLGWMAAGGDPRDPVAILLYGVYVLWQVPHFWLRAQRERIHYVRAGLPVPPAQFAAARYARLLRVWYHAYAVAVLMLPVFPLLHAPLVRAGVVLLGVALLGVSALARTGRGVEGDAAEMTASDAGTTPRECLALRAADAAMPALMLLLLLDRMLPLF
- a CDS encoding DUF4079 family protein translates to MVWIHPVLQFVATLIGLYAMYFGWIRFQASHMGRKVVFPWKPHVKWGTVALGVWAAGSLLGLAVARLAWSSMFITGAHAWVGLLMVPLCAVGYFTGQRMDVVKKRRKLLPLVHGVNNLLLVLLALWQLWTGIGVVRIYLL
- a CDS encoding AraC family transcriptional regulator N-terminal domain-containing protein; amino-acid sequence: MSKLAISEGKTETGLPGVGLYRTSGSIHRTPLLYQQGLIILGQGAKLVHFGGRVYQYDQDHYLALSVPIAAECEAVATPEKPLLSLVVDIDLGVLNQLIGQIEDRIDYRSLTQGCTHQGLFLAKADAAFRSTVLRLLMALSCPLEAQVLGPGLVRELLFRVLCGENAAALHALATKNTNMSRIEKALKQIHGNFSEPFNVDQLAGFVNMSPSTFHRAFKDVTAFSPIQYLKRVRLNKARSLLREDGVRASEAARMVGYESVSQFSREFRRYFGISPSHAGGLSGE